Sequence from the Saccharopolyspora pogona genome:
GCCATCGTCCACGCCGCCCGATCCGGCGGGATTCGGCGCTTGCACCTCGACGACATCGATCTCGGCAACAGGCATTTGACCATCGCTGGCCGAAGCCGACCGCTCGACGAGCTCACCCACCGCGAACTGCTGAACTGGCTGGACTATCGGCGTTCACGCTGGCCGAACACCGCCAACGCGCACCTGCTCGTCAACCAGCAGACCGCACTGGAAACCGGGCCTGTCAGCGCTGTCTGGCTGAAAGCGGCGTTCCGAGGCCGCGAAGCCACCCTCGAACGCCTGCGCGTCGATCGGCAGCTTGAGGAAGCTCTCACCCACGGCGCCGACCCGCTGCACCTCGCGGTCGTGTTCGGACTCGACGAGAAGACCGCCCTGCGCTACGCCACCGCAGCGCGGGCGCTGCTGGAAAGTCCGCTCGAACACGATACTGTCGGTTCACCTCGAACCCACGGGTCGAGCCCTGCTCCTGGTGGCAACCCACCCTCGGGTTCCCAACGAGGAACCTTCACTCGCGCTGAACCCACGGGACTCTAGGGGCGTGAGGAACATCCATGTCGGATCGTGCGCTAAGCCCTTGAAGTCCCTGGTCGCCGACCAACGAGACGCTGGCTTCGGCCGGTTCGTGAAGTCTTCCCACAGATAACGCTCTATTATCTGCGGCACCGTTGATCAAGTCCTGCGGGAACGCGCCCGCAACGGTGCGCGAAGCGGCCCTGTTATCTGTGGCAAGGAGAGAACGCGGTGTCCACCGTCGTCGCGCTACCGACGAACCCTTCGGCGTTGACCGTCGGCCGGGCGGCCGAGCTGTTCCTCGATTCGCTAGCGAACCCGAACACGATCCGCAGCTACGCCACGGCGGTCGGCAAGACCGCCGAGAAGCTCGGCGAGCACCGGCCGCTGGCGACGGTGGCCGACGACGACGTCGGCGAGGCCCTGGAATCGCTGTGGGGCCGTGCGTCCGTGAGCACCTGGAACGCCCGCCGCGCCGCAGTGGGTTCGTGGTTGGCCTGGTGCCGGGACCGCGGTGACGCCCCGGCCGTGCCGGGATGGTGCAAGCGCCTCGCGACCCCGGATTCGGAGACCCCGGTCCGCTCCCGGCTGGCGATCGACCGGCTGGTGGCCCGCCGCGAGGTCGCACTTCGGGAGAAGACGCTCTACCGGATGCTCTACGAAACCGCCGGTCGTGCCGAAGAGATCCTCGGACTCAACATCGAGGACCTCGACCTCACCGGGCGCCGCGCGGCGGTGAAGGCCAAGGGAGCACGGGCGAAAACCCGCCGCCGCGGGCAGGCCCGCGAGGACGTCGTGCTGGAGACCGTCTACTGGGACGCCGGGGCCGCCCGCCTGCTGCCCCGGCTGCTCAAGGGCCGCACCCGCGGCCCGGTGTTTCTCACCCATCGCCGTCCCGGCCCCGGCAAGATCCTTGGCCCCCGCGACACCTGCCCGGACACCGAACTCGCCCGGCTGTCCTACGGCCAGGCTCGTGCTCTGCTGGATGCCCACACCGCGATGCGCGGACCCGGTACCGGGTGGGATCTGCACGAGTTCCGCCACTCGGCGTTGACCCACCTCGGCGAGCAGGGCGCGTCGTTGCTGTTGTTGATGGCGAAGTCGAGGCATAAGAAGCCGGAGAACGTCCGCCGCTACTTCAAGCCCTCCGACCAGGCGATCGCCGAGGTCACCAGCCTGCTCGCGCCCGGCGATGCTCGCCGGTGAGGTCGTGGATTGATCGGACATCTCGACGCGGCGCGTGGTGCGCGGTCCAAGCCACGATGCGCCTGCCCCGGCGGAGTCCCGCGCTGGCGCTTCCCGGCCCGCGGCGCCACCTGATGCCGCCCCAGAGCCGGGCGCTGAGTGAGTCCACCGGTGCGCCCCGGGTGTTGACGGCACGCGGGGCGTGTAGGGTGATCGGTGGTCGTTGTATTTCTGGGTTCGTGTTTTGTGCATGCTCGCAGGATGTTGATGCGGGCGAGCTTCTTTCTTTGGTTTGTAGCTGGAGTGAGCCGCCGTCTGAGATCCCCCGGCCCGGGCCTCCGCGCGGTGTGGGTGCCCGTCATACCCCAGCTCCCGAAGGAGACTGACATGACTAACGGAACCGTGAAGTGGTTCAACTCGGAAAAGGGCTTCGGCTTCATCGCCCCGAACGAGGGCGGCCCGGACGTGTTCGTGCACTACTCGGCCATTGACGCCGGCGGCTTCCGCAGCCTGGACGAGGACCAGCAGGTGGCCTACGAGGTCAGCCAGGGCCCCAAGGGCCCGCAGGCCGACCTCGTGCGCGTGGTCTGAGGCTCCGCTGAGTTTCTTCCCGGCCCGCACCTCGTGTGCGGGCCGGGGACCGCGGTTTCACCCGGCATAGCTCCCGCACCCCGCCACTCGCGGTGCGGTTGAGACGGGCCGAACCGATCTAGTCCAGCAGCACGCACGCCACCGTGACGACGCTGCCCACCACTGGGCGCGCAACGAAGCGGCTGGCCGCAGCCTGCTGCAACACCCGTTCAGCTCCATTCCGGTTGAGCCGAGCGCGTTTCCACGTGCCGGGTTCCCGGAACCTTGTTTCTACCTGCGGCCTGCAGCGGCAACTCTCTGCGTTGCGCCAGGCCGCAGGATCCTTCGACGTGTATTGGATCCCGATGCGGGCTAACTACAGCCTGATCACGACCCTGCCCACAGTGTTCACAGTGGATGGTGACCTCGCCGGCGACGGTGTCACCCTGCTGGCCGAGCGGCTCTGGCCGCACGTGCTGACCGGACCACCGGAAACGCTCCTGGACCTGGACCTGGCCACCACCATCGATGCCGCCGGGCTCGACCTCCTCGTCGCCGCACACGCCTACGCGGCCCACCGGCACATTCCCCTCCACATCATCAACGCAGCGCCCCGCGTGCACCGCGTGCTGCATGCGGCCGGGGTCAGCGCACTCCCGGCCCGCAGCCCTCGCGCCGAGTTCGCGACCACCACGGCCACGACACCTGCGCCTCGGCAGCACACCGCGGCGGTGATGGCTTGATGCGACACTCCCGCCACGTCGCGCGGACGTTGTCCGATGATGCCTGGCAGATCACCGATGCCGAAGGCCAGCACACCGCGCGCATCGCCGGCACCGAACACGATGCGATCGCCCGCGCCCACCACCAGCTCGCCGCCTACGGCGGAGGACGCGTGTTCCTCACCGACGCCGACTGACCACCCCACCACTGGCCACACCCGTGGGCTTCATGCGTGCGGCCGCGGGCATCAGACCTCCGAAAGGACCTTCCTGTGAACCTCTCCACCTCCCTCCGCCCCGGCAACGGGCCTCGGAGCGGCCACGACCCGCGCCCACCCCGCGGAGACAAATCCCGCGACCGGAGGCCGGTGGCGCCTGTGGCGTTCCTCGAGCCGGGCCTGCCCCGCACCACCACAGCCCTCCAGCGTCGGCGCGCAGATCAGGACGAGTGGACTCTGCGCCCGCTGCGCACCCCGTTTACCGCCGACGAGCCCGGAGATCGGTGATCGACCGCATCAGCCGTGCGCGGCACGAACATTCGTATCCTGGTGGCATGAGCGAAGTTTTGATGACGCGTCGCGCCTATGCTTCGGTCAAACCCCGGATGCGAGGGTGGATTCACCTGGCCAGCGTGATCGGGTTCGCCGCCTCCGGCACGGTGCTGATCACCCTGGCCGCCGCGACCGGCCCGCCGGCGACAGCCGTGGCCGTGGCGCTCTACATGGCCGAAGTGCTCGGCCTGTTCGGTGTCAGCGCCGTCTATCACCTCATCACGTGGCGCCCCGAGCGCGCCCGCACGTGGATGCGGCGGCTGGATCACTCGATGATCTTCCTGCTGATCGCAGGCACCTACACCCCAATCAGTCTCCTGGCCCTGCCCCAGGACACCGCGCGCATCGTGCTGGGCGTGGTCTGGGCCGGAGCGCTCGGCGGCATGCTGCTCAAACTCGCCTGGCCCCACGCGCCCCGTTGGGTCGGTGTCCCGCTCTACATCGCCCTCGGCTGGGTCGCGGTGTTCGTCCTCGGCGACCTACTGCGCACCGCCGGTGTCGCGGGACTGGTGCTGCTACTGGCCGGTGGCATCCTCTACACCCTCGGAGCCATCAGCTACGCCACCCGGTGGCCCGACCCGTGGCCGAGCACGTTCGGCTACCACGAGGTCTTCCACACCGCCGTCACCGCAGCGGCGATCTGCCACCACATCACCGTCTGGCTCCTCCTGCCCATCACACCCGCCACCCCTTGACGGGCCGAGCAGACCCCCGGCCCTCCCACCTGGGAGCGCCGGGGGTCCGTCACGTGGCGAGGTTGTTCAGAAAGACCATGCCGCTGTGGGCTGCCGCGGCGAGTCGGCCCAGCAGGCTGCGGGTCAGATCAGCGGCCTCAACAGGCGCGGTCACCACGAAGTAGACCACCAACGCCACAGACAGCCATGCACTGGCCAGTCGGGCACGCACGGGCACTTCTCCTCATCTCTGCAGCATCGCGACAGCGTTGCCCGCCCCAGGACCACCTGTGCGGCATCGTGACCAGGGCACACGCCGACGTCGACGCGCGAGCTAACTCTGTGCGCCAGGCTCCGGCGGGCCGGTGTGCTCAGCGAGCTGGTCTTCGAGAGTGATGATCCGGCACGCCGCCACCACCGGAGTGCCTTGATCGATGAGTTCGCGGGCGCGTTCAGCCCGCCGCAACTGACGGCGCGAGTAGCGCCGGTGCCCCCCCCCCCCCCCCCCGGCCGAACGCGCCGGATCGATGAGGCCAGCCTCTTCCAGCGACCGCAGGAACGGCTGGGTCACCTCAAGCATCTCCGCAGCCCGCCCCATCGTGTAGGCGGGGTAATCCTCGTCGTCGAACTTCGCGCCGGCGCCGTGCCGATCCTCGCTCAATACCGCTCCCTCACCCCTCAACAAGGCCCCCGGCGCACCAGTGGTGCACCGGGGGCCGCAGGGGGTAATTACTCACTACTCAGGCCGCTCTTCCATCCACGAACACCGGGACTGGGGCGGCGGGAAAAACAGTGACTTTGCTCGTTCGGCCCGGCGGCGTGGGCGCTCCACCTTGTTGTCGGCCTTGGCCAGCTGCCGCTTTTCCCCGTCGGTCAGCTGGGCCTGGCCGTTCGCGTCGTGGCCGCGGATGTTCAGCACGTCGATTTCGTGCGCCATCAGAGGGTGGGTGAACCGGATGGTCAGCGGCACGCTGGCGACCGGCTGGGTGGTGGTGGGAGTGGACATCATCAGGTGTTTTCTCCTTGTCTTACTGGGTGGTGATCAGAATCTCGACGCAGCGCTGGGCGGCATCGGCGGCTAGCGCGTCGGTGGAGTCGCGCAGCGGCCGATCGAATCCCTCGCCGGTGACTTCGGTGATGCTCGCCGGTGGCGCTCCGGCGGCCACCAGTGCGCGGGCTACGGCCCGGGCACGCTCCGCGGACAACGTCCGGGCACCGTCGCGGTCCCCGTACCTGGCGGTATGACCGATCAGCTTCGCGGAGGCCCCGCGCTTGAGCTGCTCGGCGACGGGCCTCAGCCGGTCAGCGGCGCCGGCCAGCGGCGTCGCCGTGTCGCTTTCGAAGAACAACTCGCTGGGCACGGCGTAGGAGACCGTTCCCGCCCGTGGCGGGATCACGGTGGCAAACGTCGGCATCGGCACTACCGGCACCGGTGTTGCCGAGCGGGAGGGTCCGCCCCGAGTGGGCTGAGTGTCGACCGAGCAGGTCCTCGCGCCGCTTGCTCGGCAGATCTCGATCCACACTTCTCGATCTTGGCGCGGATCGGGGGCTCGACCGCTGGCTGAACACCGCTGAACTCATCGCCCCGACGACCTAGCCCAATCGAAGCCTCAGTCCTCGCGATGTGGCGGAAGCGCCACACGGCTGAGCGCCCGCGCCACCGTTATCGTTGGGTTAAGCGTCGAGAAGACCGAACAAACGGATGAGCCACCATGCCACGGCGCGTACGAGATCCCCAGGCCTTCGCGCCCGCCGACCTGCCCGGTTTCATCGGACGGCGAACTGAGCTGAGCGAGGTCCGGAAAGGGCTGTCGGCGTTCCGGTTGGTGACACTCACCGGCGTTGGCGGCGTCGGCAAAACCCGGCTTGCGATACGGGCCGCATGGGAGATGCGGCGGTCGTTTCCCGACGGCGTATACGTGGTGGAACTCGCAGGTCTCGAAGACGGTGGCCTGGTGTCTCAGGCGGTCGTGACCTCCCTGGAGCTCCAGGATCAGTACACCCGCTGGACTCCGGACACACTGGCTGGAAAGCTGGCGGACCGGCGACTTCTGCTCGTTCTGGACAACTGCGAGCACCTGCTGGACACGTGCAGCCGTCTCGTGGCGACCCTGCTGCGACGGTGCCCGGACCTGAGAGTTCTGGCCACAAGCCGACAAGCACTGGGCATTACCGGAGAGCTCATTCAACCAGTCTCGACCCTCCGCTTCCCGTCCGACGACGCACCACGGCCCGCTGAGGCATTGCGCGCATTCGAGGCGATCAAACTCTTCGAGGACCGAGCGGCTGCTGCGGTGCCACACTTCGAAATCGACGAGCACAACGGCCAAGCAGTAACAGGCCTGTGCAGACGACTGGACGGAATCCCCTTGGCAATCGAACTCGCTGTCGCGCGCCTCCGAATCCTCTCACCCGCGCAACTCCTGCAGCGCCTGAACGACCGGTTCAACATGCTCACGTCCGGCAACCGCGCCGCGCTCCCCCGACACCAGACACTTCGCGCATCGATCGACTGGAGCTTCCAGCTCTGCACCCAACAGGAACGAGCCCTCTGGAGCCGAGCGTCGGTGTTCGCCGAAAGCTTCGACATCGACGCGGCCGAGAACGTCTGCTCCGACGCCGCTCTGCCGGGACGGGACATGCTCACAGCGGTAGCCGGCCTGCTGGACAAGTCCGTCATCAGCCGTGACGAACGTGACGGCGTAGTCCGGTACCGATTGCTGGAAACCATCCGCCAGTACGGCCGTGAGGCGTTGCGCAAAGAAGGTCGTGAAGGTGAATTTCAGAAGCGGCACCGGGACTGGTACCTGAAGCTGGCCCAAGACACGCACGACCGCTGGTTCGGGCCCAGCCAAGTCGAGTGTGCGAAACGAATGCGATTGGAGCACCCCAATATTCGCGCCGCACTCGAATTCGACCTTGCCGAACCTGGAGAATCCCACGAGGGCCTGCGCATCGCTGAGGCATACCGGGACGTGTGGAGGGTCAACGGACTCACCAGCGAGGGACGCCGCTGGTTCGACCGCCTTCTGGCGCGAGACGTCGAACCGAGCGAAACCAGAGCCTGGGCGCTCCTCAGCGCCAGCCACCTCGCACTCCTGCAAAACGACCTCACCACGGCGAACCGCATGCTCGCAGAGCACCGACAACTGGCCGCCGACCTCGGCGACGTCGCCTCCGCATCGCACAGGAAAGTCCCCGAAGCCTTCGTTGCCATGCTCAAACGCGACTTCTCGCATGCGATCGCGCTGCTCGAAGAGTTCGTCGCCCAGCACCGCAACTCTGGCGAGTTGTACTGGCTTCCCGCTGCGTTGGTGTGTCTCAGCATCAGCTACTCGTTGCGCCACGACCGAGAACAAGCCATGAACCAGTGGCAAGAACTCCTTGATTTCTGCGAGCACCACGGGGAGCGCTGGCGCCGGGCATACGCGCTGTGGGGCCTCGGATTCGAAACGTGGCGCCATGGTGACGGGCACAATGCGGAAGCACTTCAGCTGAAATGCCTCGCCACACAACGCGATTTCCACGACCAGAACTGCACTGCGATATGCCTCGAGACCATGAGTTGGATCGCTGCGAGCATGGGTCGCAGCGAGCAAGCCGTCCAGTTGGCCGGAACCGCCTATGCCCTGCGCAGTGAATACGGAGGCATGCTGTTCTCCTACTTCGACGAGTACCACGACCGCTGCCAAGAACAAACTCGGCAGGCTCTAGGCGAGACCGCCTACGCCAATGCCTTCGAGGCAGGCACACGCATGCCGATCGACCAGGTCATAAGACGGATCCTCGGCAAAGCCCCCGCCCACAAGGAACCTGCCCAGGACGAGCCAACCGAACAGCTCACCAAACGCGAGCGCGAAGTCGCATCCCTAGTGGCACAGGGAATGAGCAACAAACAAATCGCCCAAACACTCGTCATTTCCCAACGCACCGCCGAAGCCCACGTCGAACACATCCTCACCAAGCTCAGCTTCACCTCGCGCAGCCAAATCGCCGCCATGGTCGCCGGGGCACGAACAGGTCACAAAGCCTCCGATTCATCCCTGTGACAAGTCCCCTCGGACACGGGTTTGGCGCTGTTTCCTAGGTTATCGGTCGTTGTTGGTCGTAGCACCTGGTGAGGGCGTGGTGTTGTATGCGCGGGTGTCCTCGCAACGCCAGCGCCGCGAGGGTGATCTTGACCGGCAGATCACGCGGTTGCGGCACGCTAGCGAGGGCCGTGTCGCGGTGGGGGAATTGTGGGATGTGGCGTCTGGGCTCTCGGATGATCGTCGTGGTTTTCGGCGTGCTCTTGATGCCTGCCGGCGTCCCGAGGTGGTGACGTTGGTGGTGGAACACGAGGAGCGTTGAGCCCGGTTCGGTATCGGGGTGATCCGGGATGTGTTGTTGCCTGCGTTCGGAGTTGATCTGGAGGCGATCGGTGCGGATGAGGAGCTGGATTCGTCGGCGGAGCCGGAGTTGGTGCGGGACATGCCGGCGGTGGTGACGTCGTTTTCGGGCCGGTTGTATGGGCAGCGGTCAGCGAAGCAACGCCGAATGATCCACTGCATGAAACAAGCGATAGAGTTGTCGGACACGCGGTGAGAGGCGGGGCGGTGGCACGAGGAAGCTTCGGCTGATCGCTGCGCCGTTCACCGTGGCCGCGCCGTCGGGAGCGCGTATCCGCGATCGTCTGCGGGTGTCGGCTGCTGATGAGAAGGTGCTGACTCTGGCGGGAGGGCACCTTGGTTCTCCGGCCCGATCCGACCTGGCTGAACGGGTCCGTATCGGCGATGTGGCGTTGAAGCACACGCAACGGGCACGACGCAAGAGGAATCTCACCGCTGGGTCGTCGTCACGGTGGGCTGGTGCGATCACCGGGCATCCGAGGACCAGTACCGGTTGTCCCTTCGGTGCCTGGGCGCTGAGAAAACCAGTCTCACCCGGGCGATCCGCGCTATCGAACAACGTCTGGCCGTACCGTGCGGGAAACGGAAGCGGCGTGTTCGCGGCTATGCGGATCGCGACGAGCGTGTCGGCAAGCAGCGTCGCGTTCAAATCCTCAGGGCTCGGCTTGCCCGCGTCCAGCAGCGCATCAGCGAAGGCCGGCCGTCGATCGTCGCCGGTGGGCGGCGACTGGCCCACGCTCGTCACCATCTCGCCGACGTCGGCCTCAGTCTCGATCAGTGGCGCACGAAGTGGGACGCGGCCCGATGGTTTCTCACCGCTGACGGCGAGACCGGTGCCCCGTTCGGGAACTACACGATCACCGTCCACCCGGACACCGGTGCGGTGACCATCGTGCTCCCGGAACCGTTGCGGCACTGGGCGAACGCGCCACGAGGCCGGTACCGGCTCGAGAGCACGGTGAGGTTCCACCACCGAGGCCAGCAATGGCTGGATCGCGTCACCACGAACACCGCCGTCCGCTACGACATCGCCTTCGACGCCGACCGTGACCGCTGGTATCTCGACGCCTCCTGGTCCGCACCGACCAGCGTGCTTCCCACACCCAGTGAGATCACCACTCATGGTGGACGCCTGCTGGCCGTCGACCTCAATGCCGATCACCTCGCGGCCATCGTCGTGGACTCCTGCGGCAACCCGGTGGGACACCCGCACACGATCCCACTCGACCTCACCGGACCCACCTCCAGACGTGACGGCCGGTTACGCGCCGCGATCACCAGCCTCATCAACCTCGCCCGCGAGCATGACTGTGTGGGAATCGCGATCGAAAACCTCGGTTTCGACGATGCCCGATCCACCGGCCGCGAACACCTGGGCCGAGGACGGCGAGGCAAAACCTTCCGTCGCACCGTGGCCGGTATCCCCACCCAGCGGTTCCGCGAACGCTTTCGCGGCATGGCCCACCACTCGGGCCTGGTCGTGATCGCCGTCGATCCCGCCTACACCTCCCGGTGGGGCCGGCAACACTGGACAACCCCACTCCAGCAACAAACCTCGGTCACCGTCACCCGTCATCACGCGGCCTCGGTGGCCATCGGCAGACGTGCCCACCAGCATCGATTGCGGTGTCGGCCAGGTGTGACCCGGACACGACCAGCGGATCGTGACGGGAGAGCTACCGGCCAGACCGCACCCGCGCTGACGGGCACCCGGGCAACACCAGCACCAAGGACAGCAGGCACACCACACCGTGGTGACAAGACCATGCTGGACCGAGGCGACCAACTCGTGTTGTTCCCCGATCTCCACGACCGTTCGGGAGATCACCGGATCAGTCCGGCTTCGGATGACGTGACCAATAATGGCCACTCACCCTAGGACCGGTTCGGGCAGCTGAGCGCAGTTCCGGTCACCGGAACTCCGTCGTCGACTTCCGGTCCCGGCGGCCGCCACCCTGGAGCACGACTCCGAACCGGAAAAGGAACGTGATGGCAGGCCAGACCTCGACGACGGACCGCGACGCCGCGGTCATCGCAGCCGCCGACCGGCTCCAGGCAGCGGCTCGCAGCGGTGTTCCCTGCAGCCCGGTACGCGATCTGCTCGGCGCCGACGGCATCGACCTCGCCTACGAGGTGCAACAACTGCTCACCGCGAAACGCATCGCCGCCGGGGCGGCAGTTGTTGGGCGCAAGATCGGGCTCACGTCGCCGGCGGTGCAGCGGCAGATCGGCGTTGACCGGCCGGACTTCGGGGTGCTCTTCGACGACATGGACGTCTCGGCGCTTCCCGAAGTCCCAAGTCGGCGGCTGCTGCAGCCCAAGGCCGAAGCCGAGGTCGCGTTCTTCCTCGGCGCAGACCTCGACACCGACGCACTCGATCTGGAGACCGTGCACGGTGCCGTGGAGTACGCGGTCGCAGCGATCGAGATCGTGGACAGCCGGATCGCGGGCTGGGACATCCGGATCACCGACACCGTGGCCGACAACGCCTCCAGCGGCCTCTACGTGCTGGGATCGGAACAGGTCCGACTGCGCGATTTCGAGCCGCGCGAGGTCACCATGCAGATGTTCGTCGACGACGAACCCGCTTCTCGGGGCGATGGGGCCGCGTGCCTCGGCGATCCGCTCAACGCCCTGCTGTGGCTGGCCCGAACCGCGCGGGACTTCGGTGCGCCGCTGCGCGCCGGGCAGGTCGTGCTCTCCGGGGCGCTCGGCCCCATGGTTCCGACTCCCCCGGGCGCGACCGTCCGCGCGGAGATCTCCGCGCTCGGCTCGGTGACCGCCCGCTTCTCGACCGAGGAAGTGCGATGAACAAGACCAAGGTCGCCGTGATCGGCTCCGGCAACATCGGCACCGACCTGATGATCAAGATCCTCCGCGTGTCCGAGGCACTCGAAATGGCCGCCATGGTCGGCATCGACCCGGACTCCGACGGCCTCGCCCGGGCGAAGCGGCTGAAGGTCCCGACCACGCACGAGGGCGTCGACGGCCTGATCGCGATGGACGGCTTCGCCGACATCGAGATCATCTTCGACGCCACCTCCGCAGCCGCGCACCGGGCCAACGCCGCCAAGCTCGCACCACATGGCAAGAAGCTCGTCGACCTGACCCCGGCGGCGACCGGACCGTACGTCGTGCCGCCGGTCAACCTCGACGAGCACCTCGACCGCGACGTGGACAACGTCAACATGGTCACATGCGGCGGGCAGGCCACAATCCCGGTGGTGCACGCCATCGCGCAGGTCAAGTCGGTGCCCTACGCCGAGATCGTCGCCTCGATCTCCTCCCGGTCGGCCGGCCCGGGAACCCGCGCGAACATCGACGAGTTCACCGAGACGACCGCAGCGGCGATCGAAACCGTGGGTGGTGCGCAACGCGGCAAGGCCGTGATCGTCCTCAATCCCGCAGAGCCGCCGCTGATCATGCGCGACACCGTGTTCGCGCTGATCGGCGACGCCGACCACGCCGCG
This genomic interval carries:
- a CDS encoding tyrosine-type recombinase/integrase: MSTVVALPTNPSALTVGRAAELFLDSLANPNTIRSYATAVGKTAEKLGEHRPLATVADDDVGEALESLWGRASVSTWNARRAAVGSWLAWCRDRGDAPAVPGWCKRLATPDSETPVRSRLAIDRLVARREVALREKTLYRMLYETAGRAEEILGLNIEDLDLTGRRAAVKAKGARAKTRRRGQAREDVVLETVYWDAGAARLLPRLLKGRTRGPVFLTHRRPGPGKILGPRDTCPDTELARLSYGQARALLDAHTAMRGPGTGWDLHEFRHSALTHLGEQGASLLLLMAKSRHKKPENVRRYFKPSDQAIAEVTSLLAPGDARR
- a CDS encoding cold-shock protein, whose protein sequence is MTNGTVKWFNSEKGFGFIAPNEGGPDVFVHYSAIDAGGFRSLDEDQQVAYEVSQGPKGPQADLVRVV
- a CDS encoding STAS domain-containing protein, with translation MYWIPMRANYSLITTLPTVFTVDGDLAGDGVTLLAERLWPHVLTGPPETLLDLDLATTIDAAGLDLLVAAHAYAAHRHIPLHIINAAPRVHRVLHAAGVSALPARSPRAEFATTTATTPAPRQHTAAVMA
- the trhA gene encoding PAQR family membrane homeostasis protein TrhA; translated protein: MSEVLMTRRAYASVKPRMRGWIHLASVIGFAASGTVLITLAAATGPPATAVAVALYMAEVLGLFGVSAVYHLITWRPERARTWMRRLDHSMIFLLIAGTYTPISLLALPQDTARIVLGVVWAGALGGMLLKLAWPHAPRWVGVPLYIALGWVAVFVLGDLLRTAGVAGLVLLLAGGILYTLGAISYATRWPDPWPSTFGYHEVFHTAVTAAAICHHITVWLLLPITPATP
- a CDS encoding MerR family transcriptional regulator, translated to MSEDRHGAGAKFDDEDYPAYTMGRAAEMLEVTQPFLRSLEEAGLIDPARSAGGGGGGHRRYSRRQLRRAERARELIDQGTPVVAACRIITLEDQLAEHTGPPEPGAQS
- a CDS encoding OmpA family protein, whose product is MPTFATVIPPRAGTVSYAVPSELFFESDTATPLAGAADRLRPVAEQLKRGASAKLIGHTARYGDRDGARTLSAERARAVARALVAAGAPPASITEVTGEGFDRPLRDSTDALAADAAQRCVEILITTQ
- a CDS encoding ATP-binding protein, with product MTSLELQDQYTRWTPDTLAGKLADRRLLLVLDNCEHLLDTCSRLVATLLRRCPDLRVLATSRQALGITGELIQPVSTLRFPSDDAPRPAEALRAFEAIKLFEDRAAAAVPHFEIDEHNGQAVTGLCRRLDGIPLAIELAVARLRILSPAQLLQRLNDRFNMLTSGNRAALPRHQTLRASIDWSFQLCTQQERALWSRASVFAESFDIDAAENVCSDAALPGRDMLTAVAGLLDKSVISRDERDGVVRYRLLETIRQYGREALRKEGREGEFQKRHRDWYLKLAQDTHDRWFGPSQVECAKRMRLEHPNIRAALEFDLAEPGESHEGLRIAEAYRDVWRVNGLTSEGRRWFDRLLARDVEPSETRAWALLSASHLALLQNDLTTANRMLAEHRQLAADLGDVASASHRKVPEAFVAMLKRDFSHAIALLEEFVAQHRNSGELYWLPAALVCLSISYSLRHDREQAMNQWQELLDFCEHHGERWRRAYALWGLGFETWRHGDGHNAEALQLKCLATQRDFHDQNCTAICLETMSWIAASMGRSEQAVQLAGTAYALRSEYGGMLFSYFDEYHDRCQEQTRQALGETAYANAFEAGTRMPIDQVIRRILGKAPAHKEPAQDEPTEQLTKREREVASLVAQGMSNKQIAQTLVISQRTAEAHVEHILTKLSFTSRSQIAAMVAGARTGHKASDSSL
- a CDS encoding recombinase family protein, whose translation is MLVVAPGEGVVLYARVSSQRQRREGDLDRQITRLRHASEGRVAVGELWDVASGLSDDRRGFRRALDACRRPEVVTLVVEHEER
- a CDS encoding 2-keto-4-pentenoate hydratase, translating into MAGQTSTTDRDAAVIAAADRLQAAARSGVPCSPVRDLLGADGIDLAYEVQQLLTAKRIAAGAAVVGRKIGLTSPAVQRQIGVDRPDFGVLFDDMDVSALPEVPSRRLLQPKAEAEVAFFLGADLDTDALDLETVHGAVEYAVAAIEIVDSRIAGWDIRITDTVADNASSGLYVLGSEQVRLRDFEPREVTMQMFVDDEPASRGDGAACLGDPLNALLWLARTARDFGAPLRAGQVVLSGALGPMVPTPPGATVRAEISALGSVTARFSTEEVR
- a CDS encoding acetaldehyde dehydrogenase (acetylating); its protein translation is MNKTKVAVIGSGNIGTDLMIKILRVSEALEMAAMVGIDPDSDGLARAKRLKVPTTHEGVDGLIAMDGFADIEIIFDATSAAAHRANAAKLAPHGKKLVDLTPAATGPYVVPPVNLDEHLDRDVDNVNMVTCGGQATIPVVHAIAQVKSVPYAEIVASISSRSAGPGTRANIDEFTETTAAAIETVGGAQRGKAVIVLNPAEPPLIMRDTVFALIGDADHAAIEKSIRTMVDRVAEYVPGYRLKQDVQLTPIAADDPVHTLLPDDADPVTTKVTVLLEVEGAAHYLPAYAGNLDIMTSAALRTGEAIAQRGNTTAEVVR